Genomic segment of Panicum virgatum strain AP13 chromosome 2K, P.virgatum_v5, whole genome shotgun sequence:
CTGGAACAGTCGTCAGTCcagtacatgcatgcatgatgcagACGATATAGGTGGCTAGCTAGTATGGTagttgcgcggcggcggcggaggagatccTGAAGCCGGAGATGGTGGCGGAGAAGGCGAGCGCCGCAAAGGCGGCGAAGGCGAGGCTGATGGCGGCTAGCATGGCGTCCGTGAAGATGTTGATGACGGCGGATCTGATGCGGATGGTGATGGGGAGCGCAGCCGACGCCGCTGTGATGAGCAGATACGCCACCGCCTGGTCGCCGGCGAAATGGAGAAGAAGAATActgctgcctcctcctgatcccgcggtggcggcgcgcatCCGGATCCGGCGGAAGCTGCGTATCGCCTGCGCGGCGGAGTAGAGGCAGGCCACGAGGGAGGCCCCCAGAAGGTACCTGTACTCTTGGTAGCGGGCGAACTCCATCCAGTCGCCGTGGCGGCAGGACGCGACGAGCGCCACGGCCACCAACGTCAGCAGCGCGGCAGCCGCGCGCAGCGCCACCACGATGCCGTCCAGCGCCCGGCGTTCCTCCCGCCAGTAACTAGTCGTGGTGCACGACATGTCGTCGTTGTATGATTGTTGTTGGTaccccgcagccgcagccgcagccgcggtggTC
This window contains:
- the LOC120694928 gene encoding CASP-like protein 4B1, with product MAAANNCKPPPPPVPVIHHHSKTTAAAAAAAGYQQQSYNDDMSCTTTSYWREERRALDGIVVALRAAAALLTLVAVALVASCRHGDWMEFARYQEYRYLLGASLVACLYSAAQAIRSFRRIRMRAATAGSGGGSSILLLHFAGDQAVAYLLITAASAALPITIRIRSAVINIFTDAMLAAISLAFAAFAALAFSATISGFRISSAAAAQLPY